The Arachis ipaensis cultivar K30076 chromosome B07, Araip1.1, whole genome shotgun sequence genome includes a window with the following:
- the LOC107607124 gene encoding proline-rich receptor-like protein kinase PERK2, with translation MDADAQGARARRFKNRDNPSSQSTLRSRATLSPTSTLFFFFSPPTAVAAAAPVAAARPTSVTVLGHQFPFPLTTTRSLSLPLTPLTHLTLPSAATPSSLPAASPLSVLPAHPPILLLSHHHPPSSPQFLIPPAKPPRQPSSPPPFTAVPVPVSAAPALSSSPFPFSVFSGSQCNIMIALPSPSTAAPPPSAPEPTYLLVQRLFRFLERERLHVRRRLDRMDQALISLGAELPPLPDSPTSNEQDHQEEDAEAPAQQDAPDTTEPPQTQEEPVPQPQPQSEPEPIVVPPTDPPV, from the exons ATggacgcggacgcgcaaggtgcgcgcgcgcgccgattcaaAAATAGGGATAACCCTAGCTCGCAAAGCACACTGCGCAGTCGCGCAACCCTTTCCCCAACCTCcaccctcttcttcttcttctctcccccAACTGCCGTCGCAGCAGCAGCGCCGGTCGCCGCCGCAAGACCTACCTCCGTCACCGTCCTTGGCCatcaattccctttccctctcaCCACCACccgttctctctctctccctctcactCCTCTCACCCATCTCACCCTTCCCTCCGCCGCCACCCCGTCATCACTGCCGGCGGCTTCCCCCCTCTCTGTTCTTCCTGCACATCCTCCTATCCTTCTCCTCTCTCACCATCACCCTCCCTCCTCCCCTCAGTTTCTCATCCCTCCGGCCAAACCACCGCGCCAGCCGTCCTCACCGCCACCGTTCACGGCGGTGCCAGTTCCTGTCTCTGCTGCCCCTGCCTTATCGTCGTCCCCCTTTCCATTCTCAGTTTTTTCCGGCTCCCAG TGCAACATCATGATTGCTCTACCATCTCCTTCGACTGCAGCCCCACCTCCTTCAGCACCCGAGCCCACTTACCTACTGGTTCAGCGTCTGTTTCGGTTCTTGGAGCGCGAGAGGCTTCATGTCAGACGCCGACTGGATCGGATGGATCAGGCACTCATCTCCCTTGGCGCTGAGTTACCTCCGCTCCCAGACTCTCCGACCTCCAATGAGCaggatcatcaggaggaggaCGCGGAGGCACCGGCTCAGCAGGATGCCCCTGACACTACAGAGCCGCCACAGACTCAGGAGGAGCCGGTCCCACAGCCTCAGCCACAGTCAGAGCCAGAGCCTATCGTTGTACCTCCCACTGATCCTCCggtttag